The DNA window aattctagTCCCATACTCCATGTATTCATACTAAAAACGGATGTGAttgtaggaaaaaaaaacgacaGTAAAGAAAGtaaatcattttcaaagcCGATCCAAGCAAGTAGAAATCACAAAACGATCAAATGAACTATCTTACCCCATGTTTGCAGAGACAACTGGTTCTTCGACTGTAGATGGAGGAGCAGCACCAAAACCCTAACTAAGCTTCAAGGATAAACCGGAAACGAATAAACGATAATATATGGAGAAACTGGGCCGGATGGGTTGAAATTTCGGCCCACCATTTTGGGCTAATTTCTATCGTTTTGAGCCCAAACAAtgcatcaaaattattttataaacatttttttaggagttttcaaaaattccaaactaaaatttagtttataagCTTCCActcatttaaattcaaatttattattaatttttaaaaattattttctttattatatacgcatatatttattttagttttatttaatttcataattatcttctccaacaacttttttttaaaaaaaatttttttaactattttgaaaatgaatcaatatcaacaataaattttaaataaatatatttaactaatattttatttttatttaaaataaaatttgaataaacgaccttaaaaaaatttataattgaattagATTAGATTCATCTTTTAATAAGAGTCGTCCANatttaatttcataattatcttctccaacaacttttttttaaaaaaaatttttttaactattttgaaaatgaatcaatatcaacaataaattttaaataaatatatttaactaatattttatttttatttaaaataaaatttgaataaaccacctaaaaaatttataattgaattagATTAGATTGGAGAGTCATCCATTAGTAAGAAAAAGccattataaaattatatatatatatatatatatatatatatatatatatatatatataattttaatgttgcCTATTACAACCCTATAAGCATTTgtaataaaacaagaaattttttaCAAGTTAGATGCTAAATTGAAATTTCGAGCCTAACAAATTAAATCGCATGTAGATGCATTGGCTCGAGATCGATGGGATTAATAGATTTGATATTCGTCACAAAACATCGctcaaatttaatgaaaaaaaaatgtaacttatttatttgatttccaTAGTTCTTTTCCCTACCaaagtaaatgtttttttaccATGGAAGTGGTAAATCATCAAGTAATGAGAGGTCGTCGTCCATGCAAGAGAAGTCGATATCTTCCAATGGATCGTCAAGTTCTTCAAAAAATtgttcattgatttcaaacatttgttcttcatttgaaTCTTCGGCTTGTGCATGTATTTTAATGCTCTCGGTTGATATGGGATTCATAAGTTCTCTAAGAGATTGTTCGTCGATTTGAAACGTTTCTTCTTCGGGGTTTGCAATAGCTTGCTCATGTACTTGAATGGTCTCGGTTGATATGAGATTCATAAGCTCTCCATGAAAGTGTTCGTTGATTTGAAACGTTTCTTCTTCAGGGTTTGCAATAGCTTGCTCATGTACTTGAATGGTCTCGGTTGATATGGGATTCATAAGCTCTCCAAGAAATTGTTTGTTGATTTTAAACGTTTCTTCTCCAGGGTTTGCAATAGCTTGCTCATGTACTTGAATGGTCTCGGTTGATATCGGCGCCTGATCTTCCCTTCTATGGTACAAAATCTTCTGTCGAATCTTACAAAAAACGAAACGATCATGTACATTCCCGTTCAGTACGAGATCAGGATTAATAGTATACTCATGCATGATCCACGAACAATTCTCGTTACTTTTCCCAACCTTAGGATTCTGGTAATGAAAACGTTTTAAAGTCCCAAGTAGAATATGATTATCATCGGAAGAGAATATTTTAACAGCATCACTCTCTCCACTCCAAGTTCCACCATGGGAGCCAACCTTTCTGATGACTCgagattttttcttcttcaactgtGTGAAAACGTGGAGGTATTGATCGTCGATCCCTCCGAAATTTTGCCATAACACCGAAGGTTCCTCGCTGTAAAGGTCGACGACGGGGAGCACGTATGGAGTGTCGTTTCCGACGATTTTATGGTGGAGATAGAATTGGAAGAGTTCTTGATCGGTGGGACAGAAGACATAACCCAATGGAAGTTGGTTTAATGCTGCAGTGGCCATGATGCGAGGGAGGAGCTGAAGGCGGAAATTAGGAAGAAATCCACAGTTGTAATGAATGGAACTCTGTAAGTCTGAAtaatccatttatttatatgggAAAAAGGCCGAGATTTTTTCGACATTATTACACAAATTTGATTTACTTtgaagatatattttaaatccaattagaatttaaataaatattttttttattaaattaaattattataacatttttaagtttaatttaatttttattcataaataaatatattgtgAATGAAAGGCCTtgaattttagggtttaaaatttatttagtaattatATCTCGTAATTCTATCTCTATCTTTATCG is part of the Cucurbita pepo subsp. pepo cultivar mu-cu-16 chromosome LG03, ASM280686v2, whole genome shotgun sequence genome and encodes:
- the LOC111791585 gene encoding NAC domain-containing protein 96-like, with product MDYSDLQSSIHYNCGFLPNFRLQLLPRIMATAALNQLPLGYVFCPTDQELFQFYLHHKIVGNDTPYVLPVVDLYSEEPSVLWQNFGGIDDQYLHVFTQLKKKKSRVIRKVGSHGGTWSGESDAVKIFSSDDNHILLGTLKRFHYQNPKVGKSNENCSWIMHEYTINPDLVLNGNVHDRFVFCKIRQKILYHRREDQAPISTETIQVHEQAIANPGEETFKINKQFLGELMNPISTETIQVHEQAIANPEEETFQINEHFHGELMNLISTETIQVHEQAIANPEEETFQIDEQSLRELMNPISTESIKIHAQAEDSNEEQMFEINEQFFEELDDPLEDIDFSCMDDDLSLLDDLPLPW